The following coding sequences lie in one Salvelinus sp. IW2-2015 unplaced genomic scaffold, ASM291031v2 Un_scaffold16374, whole genome shotgun sequence genomic window:
- the LOC112080553 gene encoding muscarinic acetylcholine receptor M5-like: protein MEGEGIQNSSIIGNATDIHLATHSLWEVITIATVSAIVSLITIVGNILVMLSFKVNSQLKTVNNYYLLSLAVADLIIGVFSMNLYTSYILMGYWALGSIACDLWLALDYVASNASVMNLLVISFDRYFSITRPLTYRAKRTPKRAGVMIGMAWLVSLILWAPPILCWQYFVGKRTVPERQCQIQFFSEPVITFGTAIAAFYIPVSIMTILYCRIYKETERRTKDLAELQGINSSTDAGTTKPQKTIIRSCFNCNQLSSASRDRTQASWSSSNRSHAAKSAAATNDEWSKSDQLTTFNSYASSEDEEQPVSPGVFQPTYRNQSCGPSTGADGCENEQLSSYEDNFFHTPPKTNSRKSKKCVSYKFKPVPKDTTRGAQQSKNGDTNMVPSSFSSADSMSAPPSTTSCKPIDATLKIQLTKRKRMVLIKERKAAQTLSAILLAFILTWTPYNIMVLISTFCSDCIPVSLWHLGYWLCYVNSTVNPMCYALCNKTFQKTFRMLLLCQWKKKRVEEKLYWYGQNPVVSSKLT from the coding sequence ATGGAAGGTGAAGGAATACAGAACTCATCTATAATTGGCAACGCGACCGACATCCACCTTGCCACACACAGTCTATGGGAGGTCATAACCATAGCAACTGTGTCGGCCATCGTGAGCCTGATTACGATAGTGGGCAACATCCTAGTGATGCTGTCATTTAAGGTAAACAGCCAGCTGAAGACAGTCAACAACTACTACCTGCTGAGTTTGGCTGTAGCTGACCTCATTATAGGTGTGTTCTCTATGAACCTCTACACCTCCTACATACTGATGGGATACTGGGCACTGGGGAGTATCGCCTGTGACCTCTGGTTGGCTTTGGACTACGTGGCCAGTAATGCGTCAGTGATGAACCTGCTGGTCATCAGTTTTGACCGGTACTTCTCTATCACCCGACCTCTGACCTATAGAGCCAAGCGCACCCCCAAACGGGCTGGGGTCATGATAGGCATGGCCTGGCTGGTGTCGCTCATCCTGTGGGCCCCTCCCATACTGTGTTGGCAGTATTTTGTGGGGAAAAGGACAGTCCCTGAGAGGCAGTGTCAGATCCAGTTCTTCTCTGAGCCAGTGATAACATTTGGGACAGCCATTGCTGCGTTTTACATCCCTGTGTCGATCATGACCATCCTCTACTGTCGGATCTACAAGGAGACGGAGCGTCGCACAAAGGACCTCGCTGAGCTCCAGGGCATCAACAGTTCCACAGACGCTGGTACCACCAAGCCCCAGAAAACCATAATCAGATCCTGCTTCAACTGCAACCAGCTCAGCTCTGCCTCCCGGGACAGAACCCAGGCCTCCTGGTCCTCCTCCAACAGGAGCCACGCAGCCAAATCAGCCGCTGCCACCAACGACGAGTGGTCCAAGAGCGACCAGCTGACCACCTTCAACAGCTATGCCTCCTCTGAGGACGAGGAGCAGCCCGTGTCCCCGGGGGTCTTCCAGCCCACCTACCGGAACCAGTCATGTGGGCCGAGCACAGGTGCAGATGGCTGTGAGAATGAGCAGCTCAGCAGTTACGAGGACAACTTCTTCCACACGCCTCCCAAGACCAACTCCCGTAAGAGCAAGAAGTGTGTGTCATACAAGTTTAAACCAGTTCCCAAAGACACTACCAGRGGTGCCCAGCAGAGCAAGAATGGGGACACCAACATGGTCCCATCATCTTTCTCCTCAGCAGACTCCATGAGTGCCCCACCCTCCACCACTTCCTGCAAGCCAATAGATGCAACTCTGAAGATCCAGCTGACCAAGAGGAAGAGGATGGTGCTGATCAAGGAGAGGAAGGCTGCTCAGACTCTCAGTGCCATCTTGCTGGCCTTTATCCTGACGTGGACACCATACAACATCATGGTGCTCATCTCCACCTTCTGCTCTGATTGTATCCCTGTGTCTCTCTGGCACCTGGGCTACTGGCTATGCTATGTCAACAGCACAGTCAACCCCATGTGCTACGCGCTCTGCAACAAGACCTTTCAGAAGACCTTTCGCATGCTGCTGCTCTGTCAGTGGAAGAagaagagagtggaagagaaactCTACTGGTACGGGCAAAACCCTGTAGTGAGCAGCAAACTAACTTGA